A region of the Arenibacter antarcticus genome:
ATCAAATAACCATTTAAACCAAACCTATAATTACATTAAATCACCTTAATTAAAGCAAATTAAAACTATTGGCGCCCTAGGGCATTAATAAAAACGAACCGAATTTTAGGCTTGTGAATGATTTTCGTAGCTATCTCTAAGTATTAAACATATTAAATTGTAGGAATAATCTAGTAATTATTAAAAAATCAACTAAAAATACCAAAACCTTAGTTTTTCTATGGTTGAAACTCAAGCTTCCCCTTGTAGGATCATTAATTTGCGCAAAAATGGCCTAATAATGGGGTATACTTACACCATACTTGATTCTGACGCGAAGTCCAACTTACAACTCCAAAATTACCTTGCAGAGTATGGCGATTTTATGTGCAATGGTGTGGCACAGGACAGTATGGGAGGTTTAAATATAATCTTAAAAAAAACTCCTGACATTGTATTCATTCATTTAAATGAAAAGGCATCGGAATATTTCCATATGATTATGGAATTACATCAATACACAAGTGAACTTCCTGTATTTATTGCTTTGGCTTCCTCACAGCAATACGCGTATCAAGCTTTAAAAAATCATTTTTTCGATTATTGGTTGATGCCCTATAATGACTTTGATATTCGAAAAACAATCCTGAAGCTTAGGATAAAATGGCCTAAGGAACAACAATCACAGACCTTACTATTGCAATCCTATAAGGATTACCGCTATTTAAATACCAATGAAATCATGTACTTACAGGCGGATAATAATACTACTGATTTTTTTATGGAAGACGGAAGTACGATAAGTGCTTTTAAAACGTTAAAGACCTTTGAAAACAATTTGCCAGCCAATTTTGTTCGGGTACACCAAAGTTATATTATCAATACCAATTTTGTTTCTAGGATCAATTATGGAAAGGGCATATGCACCTTAAAACACTCCAAATTGCAACTGCCATTTTCCAAGTCCTATAAAAGCAACGTAGAAAATTTAAAACAGATTCTATCCAAAAACACCATTTCCACTCTTAATTAACAGAATCCTCTTAGACTACACCCGTTCACTAGCAGACGAAGGTGTTTTACTATAGTTTTTTCACAGCGAATATTTTCGATGATCCTCTTCACTACATTAGCTGAAGAAATAATCAGTAACCCTCGAATCATTATTTACTTATGAAAAAATTAGCAGGATTTTTAGCATTATCATTATTGAATGTAGGTATTATAACCGCACAGAATGATATGTATACTCCAACAACCACAACAAACGCAGCTTCAATAGAAGCGCAATTACAAAATTTTGATGCTGCTTTGGCAACCGATGGGGACATTATAATAAGGGATAGAAGAAAGAGGACCGACTTAGTAGACTCTCAAAAACTACATACCAATATTCAAAATACCAATAATGCCCTTGCAACCGATGGGGACATTATAATAAGAGACAGAAGAAAGAGGACCGACTTAGTGGATTCTCAAACATTAAACTCAAATATTCAGAATACCAATAATGCCCTTGCAACCGATGGGGACATTATAATAAGAGATAGAAGAAAGAGAACCGACTTAGTGGATTCTCAAACATTAAACTCAAATATTCAGAATACTAACAATGCCCTTGCAACCGATGGGGACATTATAATAAGGGATAGAAGAAAGAGAACCGACTTAGTGGATTCTCAAACATTAAACTCAAATATCCAGAATACTAACAATGCCCTTGCAACCGATGGGGACATTATAATAAGGGATAGAAGAAAGAGGACCGACTTAGTGGATTCTCAAACATTAAACTCAAATATCCAGAATACTAACAATGCCCTTGCAACCGATGGGGACATTATAATAAGGGACAGAAGAAAGAGGACCGACTTAGTGGATTCTCAAACATTAAACTCAAATATCCAGAATACTAACAATGCCCTTGCAACCGATGGGGACATTATAATAAGAGACAGAAGAAAGAGAACCGACTTAGTGGATTCTCAAACATTAAACTCAAATATCCAGAAT
Encoded here:
- a CDS encoding LytTR family DNA-binding domain-containing protein, encoding MGYTYTILDSDAKSNLQLQNYLAEYGDFMCNGVAQDSMGGLNIILKKTPDIVFIHLNEKASEYFHMIMELHQYTSELPVFIALASSQQYAYQALKNHFFDYWLMPYNDFDIRKTILKLRIKWPKEQQSQTLLLQSYKDYRYLNTNEIMYLQADNNTTDFFMEDGSTISAFKTLKTFENNLPANFVRVHQSYIINTNFVSRINYGKGICTLKHSKLQLPFSKSYKSNVENLKQILSKNTISTLN